One Granulicella sp. 5B5 DNA window includes the following coding sequences:
- a CDS encoding DUF1501 domain-containing protein: MANRTIFTDSSDWGCDMHGRDLPRRNAVTRRGFMKGGALALVGTSVVPAFLTRSIYAEMDKAAAANKKLVVIFQRGACDGLNVVVPYKEKNYYTMRPTIAIKQNEVIDLDGFFGLHPQMAAFKPLYDQGHLAVVHAAGSPDPTRSHFDAQDYMESGTPGVKITQDGWLNRALQNAPDAKPTAFRAVALGTQLPRTLEGRIPAIAVANLADFSVAGKGPQTSPISNAFQAMYDQSTDSVLHGTGEETFEAVKMLKAADPAHYQPAAGVVYPNGAFGNSLKQVAQLMKANLGVEAAFSDIGGWDTHQNQGAANGQLANRLKEFSESIAAFWNDMGDEAENITLVTMSEFGRTARQNGTGGTDHGHANVMFVLGGQVKGGKVYGKWPGLNNEQLNEGRDLKVTTDFRNVLAEAAYRSLGARNLEAVFPNAPVDPKTFLNFV, translated from the coding sequence ATGGCGAACAGGACGATCTTTACCGACTCGAGCGATTGGGGCTGCGATATGCATGGGCGCGATCTTCCGCGGCGCAACGCTGTAACGCGGCGCGGCTTTATGAAGGGCGGCGCATTGGCGCTGGTGGGCACGAGCGTGGTGCCGGCGTTTTTGACGCGGTCGATCTATGCGGAGATGGACAAGGCTGCGGCAGCGAACAAGAAGCTGGTGGTGATCTTTCAGCGCGGCGCGTGCGATGGGCTGAACGTGGTGGTGCCGTACAAGGAGAAGAACTACTACACCATGCGGCCGACCATTGCGATCAAGCAGAACGAGGTGATCGACCTCGATGGGTTCTTCGGGCTGCACCCGCAGATGGCGGCGTTCAAGCCGCTGTATGACCAGGGGCACCTGGCGGTCGTTCATGCGGCCGGGTCGCCTGACCCGACGCGCTCGCACTTTGACGCGCAGGACTATATGGAGAGCGGCACGCCCGGGGTGAAGATTACGCAGGATGGCTGGCTGAACAGGGCATTGCAAAACGCCCCTGATGCCAAACCGACTGCGTTCCGCGCGGTCGCGCTGGGAACACAGTTGCCGCGCACGCTGGAGGGCAGGATTCCAGCGATTGCTGTGGCGAACCTCGCTGACTTTTCGGTGGCGGGCAAGGGGCCGCAGACCTCGCCGATCTCGAATGCTTTCCAGGCGATGTATGACCAGTCGACGGACTCGGTGCTGCATGGCACAGGCGAGGAGACGTTTGAGGCGGTAAAGATGTTGAAGGCCGCCGATCCCGCGCATTATCAGCCGGCGGCTGGTGTGGTGTATCCGAATGGCGCGTTTGGCAACAGCCTGAAGCAGGTCGCGCAGCTGATGAAGGCGAACCTCGGCGTGGAGGCTGCGTTCAGCGACATCGGCGGCTGGGACACGCACCAGAACCAGGGCGCGGCGAACGGACAGCTCGCGAACCGGCTGAAGGAGTTCTCGGAGTCGATTGCGGCGTTCTGGAACGATATGGGCGACGAAGCAGAGAACATCACGCTGGTGACGATGAGCGAATTCGGGCGCACAGCCCGGCAGAACGGCACCGGCGGGACCGATCACGGCCATGCGAATGTGATGTTCGTGCTCGGCGGGCAGGTGAAGGGCGGCAAGGTCTACGGCAAATGGCCGGGACTGAATAACGAACAGTTGAACGAGGGGCGGGATCTGAAGGTGACAACGGACTTCCGCAATGTGCTGGCCGAAGCGGCGTACCGGTCGCTGGGTGCGCGGAACCTAGAGGCTGTTTTCCCGAACGCTCCGGTTGATCCGAAGACATTCCTGAACTTTGTGTAG
- a CDS encoding alpha/beta fold hydrolase, protein MPSNSKPSRKPNAPRRQPTPPRSTAQPELVDPAFILKGLAATLAAALILAYLTLCIVYVHSAWQLILHPSRTVTTTPASQGLPFTEVHFGVDASGQPQLDGWWIPANAPDTAFSQPEHTVLMLHGASGTMADALAMAATLHSLRLNVLLFDYRGYGRSGSQHPTQDTMQADAHSALDYLLNQRSLSVSSIVVYGHDLGAPLALNLCATDTVSCPSLILDAPDGDTLPRAAQDARSRAVPALLLFHQRFPLAAPLAASSVPKLLVLHSNNPPPEELRNAHDPKTLLAVQPGDDTSLKNGIQRFLDEYSR, encoded by the coding sequence ATGCCCAGCAACTCCAAGCCAAGCCGCAAGCCGAACGCACCCCGCCGCCAGCCAACACCGCCACGCAGCACCGCCCAGCCCGAACTCGTCGACCCGGCCTTCATTCTCAAAGGTCTGGCCGCAACTCTCGCAGCCGCCCTCATTCTCGCCTATCTCACCCTGTGCATCGTCTATGTGCACAGCGCCTGGCAACTCATCCTGCACCCTTCGCGCACCGTCACAACAACCCCGGCGTCCCAGGGACTGCCCTTTACCGAGGTCCACTTCGGTGTCGACGCCTCCGGCCAGCCGCAACTCGACGGCTGGTGGATTCCCGCCAACGCACCCGATACTGCTTTCTCACAGCCCGAACACACCGTCCTCATGCTTCACGGAGCCTCCGGCACCATGGCCGATGCCCTTGCGATGGCCGCGACGCTCCACAGTCTCCGCCTCAATGTACTGCTATTCGACTACCGAGGCTACGGCCGCAGTGGCAGCCAACACCCCACCCAGGACACCATGCAGGCCGACGCGCACTCCGCGCTCGACTATCTGCTCAACCAACGCAGCCTCTCAGTATCATCCATCGTCGTCTACGGCCACGACCTCGGCGCACCTCTCGCTCTCAACCTCTGCGCCACCGATACGGTTAGCTGCCCGTCTCTTATCCTTGACGCTCCCGATGGAGACACGCTGCCGCGCGCCGCGCAGGACGCCCGCTCCCGCGCAGTTCCAGCTTTGCTGCTCTTCCACCAGAGGTTCCCACTCGCCGCCCCTCTGGCAGCGTCATCCGTGCCCAAACTGCTGGTTCTCCACAGCAACAACCCGCCACCCGAAGAACTCCGCAACGCACACGACCCCAAAACGCTGCTCGCAGTCCAGCCCGGGGACGACACATCTCTGAAAAACGGCATCCAGCGCTTCCTGGACGAGTACAGCCGTTAG
- a CDS encoding Rieske 2Fe-2S domain-containing protein: MAEWVRLCTAAEAPAPGTAMEAEAQGVAVCLANVNGELAALGNECPHRHGPLGQGWVEGEAVVCPWHSWAFDVKTGVALPPERAKVEVFQVKIEGGDVLVQLG; encoded by the coding sequence GTGGCGGAGTGGGTACGGTTGTGCACGGCGGCAGAGGCACCGGCGCCGGGAACTGCGATGGAGGCTGAGGCACAGGGCGTCGCAGTGTGTCTGGCGAACGTGAATGGAGAACTCGCGGCGCTGGGCAACGAGTGTCCACACCGGCATGGGCCGTTGGGGCAGGGCTGGGTGGAGGGTGAGGCGGTGGTGTGTCCGTGGCACAGCTGGGCATTCGATGTGAAGACCGGCGTGGCGCTGCCTCCGGAGCGGGCGAAGGTAGAGGTCTTCCAGGTGAAGATCGAGGGCGGAGATGTGCTGGTGCAATTGGGCTGA
- the carA gene encoding glutamine-hydrolyzing carbamoyl-phosphate synthase small subunit, with the protein MQAILALEDGRLFRGKAYGAITERVGEVVFNTSLTGYQEIFTDPSYAGQIVVLTNPHIGNYGTSPSDAESAKPYIEGLVVREFSPVSSNWRSTEVADEYLERNGVPVIAEIDTRAVVRHLRANGCLRGVLSTAVEDTDALVAKARAHKTMAGTDLASVVTTKSQYTWDASEPKNETGDALLPADDAAAASPAGDTLHVVAYDFGIKQNILRMLARENCRVTVVPAKTSAADVLAMNPDGVFFSNGPGDPEPLEYAVKNVQELQGKKPLFGICLGHQVFGLALGGKTYKLKFGHHGGNHPIKNLETGKVEITAQNHNFNVDPASLPGDVEQTHINLNDNTLAGLKHKTDPMFSVQYHPEASPGPHDSHYLFRQFRTLMEDWKK; encoded by the coding sequence ATGCAGGCAATTCTCGCCCTCGAAGACGGGCGGCTCTTTCGCGGTAAGGCCTACGGCGCAATCACAGAACGCGTCGGAGAGGTCGTTTTCAATACATCCCTCACTGGTTACCAAGAGATCTTTACGGACCCGAGCTATGCGGGGCAGATCGTGGTGCTCACGAACCCGCATATTGGCAACTACGGCACGTCGCCGTCGGATGCCGAGTCGGCCAAACCCTACATCGAGGGGCTGGTGGTGCGTGAGTTTTCACCGGTGAGCTCGAACTGGCGTTCCACCGAGGTCGCCGATGAGTACCTCGAGCGCAATGGTGTTCCAGTGATCGCGGAGATCGACACGCGGGCGGTGGTTCGCCATCTTCGCGCGAACGGCTGTCTGCGCGGCGTGCTCTCGACTGCGGTGGAGGACACCGATGCACTGGTGGCGAAGGCGCGTGCGCACAAGACCATGGCCGGCACCGACCTTGCGAGTGTGGTAACGACGAAATCGCAGTACACATGGGACGCGAGCGAGCCGAAGAACGAGACCGGCGACGCACTGTTGCCTGCAGACGATGCTGCTGCGGCTTCTCCGGCAGGTGACACACTGCATGTGGTGGCCTATGACTTCGGCATCAAGCAGAACATCCTGCGTATGCTGGCGCGGGAGAACTGCCGCGTGACGGTGGTCCCGGCGAAGACTTCGGCTGCCGATGTGTTGGCGATGAATCCAGATGGCGTGTTCTTCTCGAACGGACCTGGCGATCCGGAGCCGCTGGAGTATGCAGTGAAGAACGTGCAGGAGCTGCAGGGTAAGAAGCCGCTGTTCGGCATCTGCCTGGGGCACCAGGTGTTTGGGCTCGCGCTGGGTGGCAAGACCTACAAGCTGAAGTTCGGGCACCACGGCGGTAATCATCCGATCAAAAATCTGGAGACAGGGAAGGTCGAGATCACCGCGCAGAACCACAACTTCAACGTCGATCCGGCGAGCCTGCCGGGTGATGTCGAGCAGACGCACATCAATCTGAATGACAACACGCTCGCGGGGCTGAAGCACAAGACAGATCCAATGTTCAGCGTGCAGTATCACCCGGAGGCAAGCCCCGGGCCGCATGATTCGCACTACCTCTTCCGGCAGTTTCGGACGTTGATGGAAGACTGGAAGAAATAA